The following are encoded in a window of Anaerobaca lacustris genomic DNA:
- a CDS encoding sialidase family protein, whose product MVHRKNGTFVLVISLLPIAATVCAQDVPGIVINHIPASSQIYIGSPGIAVLPNGDYIAKHDQFGPRSTEHGRAVTEVFGSSDRGLSWSRRAVVQDMYWASVFTHEGVLYLLGTSRNHGDVVIRRSTDGGRTWTEAKDKRSGLLIDGGKYHCAPVPVLLHNGRLWRAMEDAMGQGGWGRHFNAFMMSVPADADLLNADNWIVSNRIGRDPTWLDNTFGGWLEGNAVLTPDGRIVNILRVETKPDGGKAAVIQISADGKTAVFDPESGFIDFPGGAKKFTIRFDPASKLYWTLSNPVLPRHKDPNPGRVRNALALMSSKDLRHWTIRCILLYHPDIEKHGFQYVDWLFEGADIIAASRTAYGQGADAAHNQHDANYLTFHRFGDFRTLTMSDSAPGARPGEAAWQPPDAD is encoded by the coding sequence ATGGTGCACCGAAAAAACGGCACGTTCGTTTTGGTCATCTCGCTTCTGCCGATCGCCGCGACCGTCTGCGCACAGGATGTGCCTGGGATTGTCATCAACCACATTCCCGCTTCGTCGCAGATCTACATCGGCTCGCCCGGGATCGCCGTCCTGCCCAACGGCGACTACATCGCCAAGCACGACCAGTTCGGCCCCCGTTCGACCGAGCACGGCCGGGCAGTCACAGAGGTCTTCGGCTCGTCGGATCGAGGCCTCTCCTGGTCGCGCCGGGCCGTCGTGCAGGACATGTACTGGGCCAGTGTGTTCACCCACGAGGGCGTCCTATACCTTCTGGGCACCAGCAGGAACCACGGCGACGTGGTGATCCGCCGCTCGACGGATGGGGGCCGGACCTGGACCGAGGCCAAAGACAAGCGGTCGGGCTTGCTGATCGACGGCGGCAAGTATCACTGCGCCCCTGTGCCCGTGCTGCTGCACAACGGCCGGCTCTGGCGGGCAATGGAGGATGCAATGGGTCAAGGCGGATGGGGCCGGCACTTCAACGCGTTTATGATGTCTGTCCCCGCAGACGCCGATTTGCTCAACGCCGACAACTGGATCGTCAGCAATCGCATCGGCCGTGACCCTACATGGCTCGACAACACGTTCGGCGGCTGGCTCGAAGGCAACGCCGTCCTGACGCCGGACGGGCGGATCGTCAACATCCTGCGCGTGGAGACCAAGCCCGACGGCGGAAAGGCCGCGGTCATTCAGATCAGCGCCGACGGCAAAACGGCCGTGTTCGACCCCGAGTCCGGGTTTATCGACTTCCCCGGCGGTGCCAAGAAGTTCACGATCCGCTTCGATCCGGCATCGAAGCTCTACTGGACGCTGTCCAACCCGGTCCTGCCCCGGCACAAGGACCCCAATCCCGGCCGCGTCCGCAACGCCCTGGCCCTGATGTCCAGCAAGGACCTGCGGCATTGGACCATCCGCTGCATTCTGCTGTACCATCCCGACATCGAGAAACACGGGTTCCAGTATGTCGATTGGCTTTTCGAGGGGGCGGACATCATCGCCGCCTCTCGGACCGCCTACGGCCAGGGGGCCGACGCCGCGCACAACCAGCACGATGCCAACTACCTGACCTTCCATCGGTTCGGGGACTTCCGCACGTTGACGATGTCGGATTCCGCACCGGGCGCGCGGCCCGGCGAGGCCGCCTGGCAACCGCCCGATGCGGATTAG
- a CDS encoding response regulator transcription factor — MENKTLDRVFFVDDEPQVRMVVRKTLERVGVEVTCFGCAEDCLACLDSARCDLLVTDVKMAGKDGIELLKVAKERVPWLPVLVVTGFGDVPLAVKALKLGAADFIEKPLDREGFLRAVQRLLAQTHPAIPGPDHTLTKTEMRILHLILDGKNNREISLTLHRSARTIEVHRSHIMRKLNANNIVELLRQAAVMGLFDMNSPSGSTGADA; from the coding sequence ATGGAGAACAAGACGTTGGATCGTGTCTTCTTCGTCGATGACGAGCCACAGGTGCGAATGGTCGTGCGCAAGACGCTGGAGCGGGTGGGTGTGGAGGTGACGTGTTTCGGGTGCGCCGAGGACTGCCTGGCCTGTCTGGATTCGGCCCGGTGCGATCTGCTGGTCACCGATGTCAAAATGGCGGGGAAAGACGGGATCGAATTATTGAAGGTGGCTAAGGAAAGGGTCCCCTGGCTTCCCGTGCTGGTCGTGACCGGCTTTGGAGATGTGCCGCTGGCCGTCAAGGCCCTGAAGCTGGGGGCGGCCGACTTCATCGAAAAACCCCTCGACCGAGAGGGGTTTCTGCGGGCCGTCCAGAGGCTCCTGGCGCAGACCCATCCGGCGATTCCCGGACCCGACCATACCTTGACCAAGACCGAGATGCGGATTCTCCACCTGATCCTCGATGGCAAGAACAATCGCGAGATCTCTCTGACGCTGCACCGCTCGGCCCGAACGATCGAAGTGCATCGCAGCCACATCATGCGGAAGTTGAACGCCAACAACATTGTCGAATTGCTGCGGCAGGCCGCTGTCATGGGGCTGTTCGACATGAACAGCCCGTCCGGCTCAACCGGCGCCGACGCCTGA
- a CDS encoding RNA polymerase sigma factor produces the protein MTQSILGLVVRSGIFLGVAARSAADSLGAGASDAESATADQEDIRLTQQGDPDAYRRLIERHQPHVAKVLWRFSRDRGVHEELVQDVFVEAYLSLNTFRGTAPLGHWLARIATRVGYRYWKERARLKEAEPFDLAEWDQMADDRDVIERLDADQAASLLHGLLDQLPPRDRLVLMLRYLEGCDVAETARRTGWTKTMVKVQSLRARDKLKKLVERRGMELI, from the coding sequence GTGACGCAGTCGATTTTGGGCCTAGTCGTGCGTTCGGGGATCTTCCTGGGCGTGGCGGCGCGATCGGCGGCTGATTCGCTGGGGGCCGGGGCGTCTGACGCCGAATCGGCGACAGCGGATCAGGAGGACATCCGTCTGACGCAGCAGGGCGATCCCGACGCCTATCGCCGCCTGATCGAACGGCACCAGCCGCATGTAGCTAAGGTCCTCTGGCGATTCAGTCGGGACCGGGGCGTGCACGAGGAACTGGTCCAGGACGTCTTCGTCGAGGCCTACCTGAGTCTGAACACGTTCCGCGGCACCGCGCCGCTGGGCCATTGGCTGGCCCGCATCGCCACGCGGGTCGGCTACCGCTACTGGAAGGAACGGGCCCGGCTCAAGGAAGCCGAGCCGTTCGATCTGGCGGAGTGGGACCAGATGGCCGATGACCGTGATGTGATCGAACGCCTCGATGCGGACCAGGCGGCGAGTCTGCTGCACGGTCTGCTCGATCAGTTGCCGCCGCGAGACCGTCTGGTCCTGATGCTGCGGTATCTCGAAGGATGTGATGTGGCCGAGACGGCGCGCCGGACCGGCTGGACCAAGACCATGGTCAAGGTGCAGTCCCTGCGTGCGCGGGACAAGCTGAAGAAACTCGTGGAACGTCGTGGCATGGAGTTGATCTGA